From Leptodactylus fuscus isolate aLepFus1 chromosome 11, aLepFus1.hap2, whole genome shotgun sequence, one genomic window encodes:
- the PSMB9 gene encoding proteasome subunit beta type-9, whose product MPHFGDPSNPSYGVSTGTTIIAVEFDGGVVIGSDSRVSAGDAVVNRVFNKLAPVHDKIYCALSGSAADAQAVADMVHYYMEVHSVEMGAPPLVLAAANLVKGISYKYKEEMVAHLIVAGWDQRNGGQVFGTLGGMITQQPFAIGGSGSTYIYGYVDSVFKPGMSREQCEKFAVHALALAMSRDGSSGGVIYLVTVTKEGAKENIISGDKIPQFYDL is encoded by the exons ATGCCTCATTTTGGGGACCCGTCTAACCCTTCTTATGGGGTGTCCACTGGG ACAACAATCATTGCTGTGGAGTTTGATGGAGGAGTTGTCATTGGCTCAGACTCCAGGGTCTCGGCCGG AGACGCGGTGGTGAATCGAGTATTTAATAAACTGGCTCCTGTCCATGACAAGATCTATTGTGCCCTGTCAGGCTCAGCTGCGGATGCCCAGGCGGTGGCCGACATGGTGCATTACTACATGGAGGTGCACAG TGTAGAAATGGGCGCTCCTCCATTAGTATTAGCTGCTGCCAACCTGGTGAAGGGGATCAGCTACAAGTACAAGGAAGAAATGGTCGCCCATCTGATTGTGGCCGGCTGGGACCAGAGGAATGGGGGGCAG GTCTTCGGGACGTTGGGTGGGATGATAACTCAGCAGCCGTTTGCTATTGGTGGATCCGGCAGCACATACATCTACGGTTATGTGGATTCCGTTTTTAAACCCGGCATGTCAAGGGAGCAGTGCGAGAAATTCGCTGTTCATG CTCTGGCCCTGGCAATGAGCAGAGATGGATCCAGCGGAGGAGTCATCTATCTGGTCACTGTCACAAAGGAGGGGGCAAAGGAGAACATTATCAGTGGGGACAAGATCCCTCAGTTCTATGACCTATGA